The Zestosphaera sp. genome has a window encoding:
- a CDS encoding 30S ribosomal protein S17, producing MSESRSRDIGVKFEGLEPPTKACDDVECPWHGHLKVRGGLTVGKVVKLRAKKLAVVEKEYLVYVRKYKRYERRRSRIHARVPPCISLSLGDNVLIGETRPLAKSVSWVVLGVLKKGEQ from the coding sequence GTGAGTGAGTCTAGATCACGCGATATAGGAGTTAAGTTTGAGGGTCTTGAACCACCCACTAAAGCTTGTGACGATGTTGAGTGTCCGTGGCACGGGCATCTAAAGGTTAGGGGAGGACTTACCGTGGGTAAGGTAGTTAAGTTGAGAGCCAAGAAACTAGCAGTCGTTGAGAAGGAGTACTTAGTTTATGTGCGTAAGTATAAGAGGTATGAGAGACGCAGGTCAAGAATTCATGCTAGAGTGCCTCCATGTATTTCTTTGAGTCTCGGAGATAATGTCTTGATTGGGGAGACTAGGCCCTTAGCTAAATCTGTCAGCTGGGTTGTGTTGGGGGTTCTCAAGAAGGGTGAGCAGTAA
- a CDS encoding 50S ribosomal protein L5, translating into MSVARKARVEVGEEVVKKILEKWESNPMRKPRLAKVTVNIGVGESGERLKKAAKILEMLTGQRPSERRAKKTIKEFNVRKGEPIAVAVTLRGERAVSFLNKVLDAVGRRVKSSSFDDYGNVSIGIKEHIMLPGVKYDPELGIFGMDVCITLERPGLRVMRRRVKKSRVPYRQRVSRDEAIVFFIKELNTKVM; encoded by the coding sequence ATGAGCGTCGCTCGCAAAGCTAGAGTAGAGGTAGGTGAGGAGGTCGTTAAGAAGATTCTAGAGAAGTGGGAGTCTAACCCTATGAGGAAGCCTAGACTAGCTAAAGTCACTGTTAACATTGGTGTTGGAGAGTCTGGTGAGAGGCTTAAGAAAGCTGCTAAGATTCTTGAGATGCTTACGGGTCAAAGACCTTCAGAGAGGAGAGCTAAGAAAACTATTAAGGAATTTAATGTTAGGAAGGGAGAGCCCATAGCTGTTGCCGTGACTTTGAGGGGCGAGAGAGCTGTGAGTTTCCTTAATAAGGTTCTTGACGCAGTAGGCAGGAGAGTTAAGAGTTCAAGCTTTGACGACTACGGTAATGTCTCGATAGGTATTAAAGAACATATAATGTTGCCCGGTGTCAAGTATGACCCGGAGTTGGGGATTTTCGGCATGGACGTGTGTATCACTCTAGAGAGACCCGGACTGAGAGTTATGAGGAGGAGAGTCAAGAAATCACGTGTTCCTTACAGACAGAGAGTTTCTCGAGATGAGGCAATAGTTTTCTTTATTAAGGAACTAAACACTAAGGTGATGTAG
- a CDS encoding 50S ribosomal protein L14 produces the protein MSEKKGGAALSRFGRVAGVTIGTNLKVADNSGAKVVMVIGIPGVKSRLRRRPSATVGDLVVVAVKKGSTELIGQVLQAVIIRQRKPFRRDDGRWLSFEDNACVIIAPDGTPKGTEVRGPMAREAAERWPRIATLASIIV, from the coding sequence ATGTCTGAGAAGAAGGGTGGAGCGGCTCTCAGCCGTTTCGGAAGAGTTGCTGGCGTAACTATAGGCACTAACCTTAAGGTAGCTGATAACAGCGGTGCTAAGGTAGTGATGGTGATAGGAATTCCGGGAGTTAAGAGCAGACTACGCAGACGTCCTTCAGCTACGGTAGGCGACTTAGTAGTTGTTGCCGTGAAGAAGGGTAGTACTGAGCTGATAGGTCAGGTTCTTCAAGCCGTGATTATAAGGCAGAGAAAGCCTTTTAGAAGAGATGACGGTAGGTGGCTTAGCTTCGAAGATAACGCCTGCGTGATAATAGCGCCTGACGGAACTCCTAAAGGAACAGAAGTCAGAGGCCCTATGGCTAGAGAAGCTGCGGAGAGGTGGCCTAGAATAGCTACTCTAGCTTCAATAATAGTGTGA
- a CDS encoding 30S ribosomal protein S14 codes for MGKFRPPKVRKYGRGVQVCQRCGSRDAVIQKYNLYLCRQCFREVASELGFKKYM; via the coding sequence GTGGGGAAGTTTAGACCTCCTAAGGTTAGGAAGTACGGTAGGGGCGTGCAGGTTTGCCAGCGTTGCGGGTCTCGCGACGCGGTGATACAGAAGTATAACCTGTACTTATGTAGACAGTGTTTTAGGGAGGTAGCTAGTGAGTTAGGCTTCAAGAAGTATATGTGA
- the rplX gene encoding 50S ribosomal protein L24 yields MVYVSPSIKPGKQRLSMREAPLHLRHKYMTAPLSRELREKLGIKRIYVRAGDTVKIVRGDWKGHEGKVVEVDYEEIALYVEGVTIKKADGTPVYYPIHPSKVVIIKLDLSDKKRMKIVERRGGKAKEVHEEEASSSNANKESEAMKGGDVSG; encoded by the coding sequence GTGGTATACGTGAGTCCTTCTATCAAGCCAGGCAAGCAAAGACTAAGCATGCGTGAAGCACCTCTTCATCTAAGACATAAGTATATGACTGCCCCACTCTCTAGAGAGCTTAGAGAGAAGCTAGGTATTAAGAGGATCTACGTGAGAGCCGGCGACACTGTTAAGATAGTGAGGGGAGATTGGAAAGGACATGAAGGGAAAGTTGTTGAGGTAGATTATGAGGAGATTGCGTTATATGTTGAGGGCGTGACTATAAAGAAAGCTGATGGAACTCCTGTTTACTATCCTATCCACCCGTCTAAGGTAGTTATAATTAAGTTAGACCTTAGCGATAAGAAGCGCATGAAGATAGTAGAGAGGAGGGGAGGTAAGGCTAAGGAAGTACATGAAGAGGAGGCTAGCAGCAGTAACGCTAATAAGGAGTCAGAAGCTATGAAAGGAGGTGATGTGAGTGGCTAG
- a CDS encoding 30S ribosomal protein S8 — protein sequence MVMMDTLANALVTLKNCELRGKREAVIVPASKLIAMTLRTLQRYGYIGEFEYIDDGRSGKIKVQLLGRINDAGVIKPRTPIKYAELRSMPDWLRKILPSRDIGLLILSTPQGVMSHKEALEKRIGGILLAYVY from the coding sequence ATGGTGATGATGGATACTTTAGCTAACGCTTTGGTGACCCTGAAGAACTGCGAGTTGAGGGGTAAGAGAGAAGCTGTTATAGTACCTGCTTCTAAGCTTATAGCCATGACTTTAAGGACTCTCCAGAGGTACGGGTACATAGGAGAGTTTGAGTACATAGATGACGGGAGATCAGGTAAGATTAAGGTCCAGTTGCTAGGTAGAATCAACGACGCTGGCGTGATAAAGCCTAGAACGCCCATAAAGTACGCAGAGTTGCGTAGCATGCCTGACTGGCTAAGAAAGATACTGCCATCCAGAGATATTGGTCTGTTAATACTCTCAACTCCTCAGGGCGTCATGTCTCATAAGGAAGCGTTAGAGAAGAGGATAGGGGGTATACTGCTGGCGTACGTTTACTAG
- a CDS encoding ribonuclease P protein subunit: protein MKRTAKNLIYHELVGLEVSVKSHTSSSLVNVRGLVVGETKNMLEVLSGGRVIKIPKVGGLFTFKLDDGTNVIVYGDAIVGRPEDRMKRIVGG, encoded by the coding sequence ATGAAGAGGACTGCCAAGAACTTAATATATCACGAGTTAGTAGGGCTTGAAGTCTCTGTGAAGTCACACACTAGTTCTTCATTAGTAAACGTGAGGGGTCTTGTAGTCGGCGAGACTAAAAATATGTTGGAAGTGTTGAGTGGTGGTAGAGTGATTAAGATCCCTAAGGTAGGGGGCCTTTTTACTTTTAAGCTCGACGACGGAACTAATGTTATAGTGTATGGTGATGCTATAGTGGGTAGACCTGAAGACAGGATGAAGAGGATTGTGGGTGGTTGA
- the rpmC gene encoding 50S ribosomal protein L29, producing MSLSAKELRSKTREERDKLLAELRTELIKLRTQAQVGTLKDTARIRIVRKNIARILTINREEELKKLAGGEGTG from the coding sequence GTGAGTCTTTCTGCTAAAGAATTAAGAAGTAAGACTAGAGAAGAGCGAGACAAGCTGTTAGCCGAGCTGAGAACAGAGTTGATTAAGCTGAGGACTCAGGCTCAGGTGGGTACTCTAAAAGATACTGCTAGGATAAGAATCGTAAGAAAGAATATAGCCAGAATACTGACGATAAACCGTGAGGAAGAGCTCAAGAAGTTAGCAGGTGGGGAGGGTACTGGATGA
- a CDS encoding 30S ribosomal protein S4e translates to MARKGGSRHVKSFGAPAFWPILRKAYKWTVKTSPGPHPINRSVPLLIIVRDFMGLAETSGEARKIIAEGNIKVDGRIRKDYKFPVGIMDVIEVVKTGEYFRVLPVPTKVLGLLPISEDEASFKLCRIENKTTVKGGHIQLNLHDGRNVLVRVSDPRNPAEDTYETLGTVKLSLRDGKIEEYYPMREGAVAIIVGGKNIGRVAKILKIYEGVRHYRKQVQLSDFKGSEFFTTLDKVFVLGSEKPVIKIPEGAV, encoded by the coding sequence GTGGCTAGGAAAGGAGGTAGCAGACACGTAAAGAGTTTTGGAGCGCCTGCTTTCTGGCCTATACTAAGAAAAGCTTATAAGTGGACTGTGAAGACATCTCCAGGACCTCACCCGATTAATAGGTCAGTACCTTTATTGATTATCGTGAGAGACTTTATGGGATTAGCTGAGACTAGCGGTGAGGCTAGGAAGATCATAGCTGAGGGCAACATAAAAGTTGATGGCAGAATTCGGAAAGACTATAAATTCCCTGTTGGAATAATGGATGTAATCGAGGTAGTTAAGACAGGCGAGTATTTCAGAGTGTTGCCAGTACCTACGAAAGTTTTAGGTCTATTACCTATATCGGAAGACGAAGCCTCCTTCAAGTTGTGCAGGATTGAGAACAAGACCACGGTAAAAGGAGGACACATACAGCTGAACCTCCATGATGGAAGGAACGTCTTAGTGAGAGTTTCTGACCCTAGGAATCCTGCTGAAGACACTTACGAGACTTTAGGCACTGTTAAGTTATCTTTGAGAGATGGTAAGATAGAAGAGTATTATCCTATGAGAGAGGGAGCTGTAGCTATAATCGTTGGCGGCAAGAACATCGGTAGGGTCGCTAAGATACTTAAGATATACGAGGGTGTGAGGCACTACCGTAAGCAGGTTCAGCTAAGCGACTTTAAGGGTAGTGAGTTCTTCACAACCCTAGATAAAGTCTTCGTTTTAGGTTCTGAGAAACCCGTAATAAAGATTCCTGAGGGGGCCGTATGA